From the genome of Geobacter sp. SVR, one region includes:
- a CDS encoding ATP/GTP-binding protein: protein MSFINYASREINCKIVYYGPGLCGKTTNLQYIYDKTAPDAKGKMISLATETERTLFFDFLPLALGEIRGFKTRFHLYTVPGQVFYDASRKLILKGVDGVVFVADSQEERMDANAESLENLRINLSEQGYDLEKIPFVVQYNKRDLPDVVPVEELRRELNPGNVLDLEASAITGEGVFETLKAIAKLILMDLKKSR from the coding sequence ATGTCCTTCATCAACTACGCCTCGCGGGAAATAAACTGTAAAATAGTTTATTATGGTCCGGGACTCTGCGGTAAAACCACCAATCTTCAGTACATTTACGACAAGACTGCGCCGGATGCCAAAGGCAAGATGATCAGTCTGGCAACGGAAACAGAGCGGACGCTTTTTTTTGATTTTTTACCTCTGGCGCTGGGGGAAATACGCGGGTTCAAGACGCGTTTTCATCTCTATACGGTTCCTGGTCAGGTGTTTTACGATGCTTCGCGCAAACTGATCCTGAAGGGGGTCGACGGCGTGGTGTTTGTGGCGGACTCCCAGGAAGAGCGCATGGATGCCAACGCCGAATCTCTGGAAAATCTGCGGATCAATCTCAGTGAACAGGGATATGACCTGGAGAAGATTCCGTTCGTGGTGCAGTACAATAAGCGCGATTTGCCGGATGTCGTTCCCGTGGAAGAGTTGCGCCGTGAGCTGAATCCCGGGAATGTCCTTGATCTCGAAGCTTCCGCCATTACCGGCGAGGGGGTCTTCGAAACGCTCAAAGCAATAGCCAAGCTGATTCTGATGGATCTGAAAAAGAGCAGGTAG
- a CDS encoding roadblock/LC7 domain-containing protein: MSAQQMVMYDEEFREINQVIERLLREANAKVVFLVDKNGQMISGVGETDGFDTTSLASLAAGNIAATGGLAKLIGEKEFSVLCHEGEKDNLHISIVGGRVILVVLYDNRSTLGLVRLRVKKASDELAVIFCRLLKKAEEKERQGCSGFPFAEITDDDIDNLFR; this comes from the coding sequence ATGTCTGCTCAGCAGATGGTCATGTACGACGAAGAATTTCGGGAGATCAATCAGGTCATTGAACGCCTGCTGAGGGAGGCGAATGCCAAGGTTGTCTTCCTGGTCGACAAAAATGGCCAGATGATTTCGGGCGTCGGTGAGACGGATGGATTCGACACCACCTCGCTGGCTTCACTGGCTGCCGGAAACATTGCGGCAACGGGTGGGCTTGCAAAGCTGATCGGTGAAAAGGAATTTTCGGTTCTGTGCCACGAAGGGGAAAAGGACAATCTCCATATTTCCATCGTCGGTGGCCGTGTCATTCTGGTGGTGCTGTACGATAATCGTTCTACACTGGGGCTTGTCCGCCTGCGGGTAAAGAAGGCATCGGATGAGCTTGCCGTCATCTTCTGCAGATTGCTTAAGAAGGCGGAGGAAAAAGAACGGCAGGGATGCTCCGGTTTTCCTTTTGCGGAGATTACCGATGATGACATCGACAACCTGTTTCGTTAG